In Pedobacter sp. WC2423, the following are encoded in one genomic region:
- a CDS encoding IS3 family transposase translates to MSKKAKCLNSTGKVQSARTKAKAVEELRHTYDLHLLLSASELARSTFYYHLKHAKEDRYAPARKLISDIFHRHRGRYGYRRITAALKQQGCTINHKTVSRIMGELGLKCTLRPKRYRSYKGDHGRIAPDLVRRGFKTELPNQKWVTDVTEFAVAGQKLYLSPILDLYNSEIISYHLDVRPNYGLVGRMVEMAFEKHADLNGLILHSDQGWHYQMKSYQRALEKKGVLQSMSRKGNCLDNAVMENFFGILKSELFYVKKYTSVEELKTDIKSYIEYYNNDRIKMKLNAKSPVQYRTLAA, encoded by the coding sequence ATATCTAAAAAAGCTAAGTGCCTTAATTCAACAGGAAAAGTCCAAAGCGCGCGAACCAAAGCCAAAGCGGTCGAAGAATTAAGGCATACCTATGACCTGCATCTATTATTGTCTGCTTCTGAACTGGCGCGGAGCACGTTCTACTATCACCTTAAACATGCTAAAGAAGATAGGTATGCACCTGCCAGGAAGCTGATCTCCGATATCTTTCACAGACACAGGGGGCGTTATGGATATCGGCGGATAACGGCAGCGCTCAAGCAACAGGGCTGTACGATCAACCACAAAACGGTGTCAAGGATTATGGGCGAACTTGGGCTAAAATGTACACTGAGGCCTAAAAGATACCGATCCTATAAGGGAGACCATGGAAGGATTGCGCCCGATCTGGTGAGGCGAGGTTTCAAAACCGAGCTGCCGAACCAAAAGTGGGTCACTGATGTTACGGAATTTGCAGTGGCAGGCCAGAAACTCTATCTCTCCCCGATACTCGATCTCTACAATTCAGAGATCATTTCTTATCATCTAGACGTCCGGCCCAATTACGGGCTGGTCGGCAGAATGGTAGAAATGGCATTTGAAAAACATGCCGACCTCAACGGCCTAATACTGCATTCCGACCAGGGATGGCACTATCAGATGAAATCCTATCAGCGTGCGCTAGAAAAGAAGGGGGTGCTACAGAGCATGTCCAGAAAAGGCAACTGCCTGGACAATGCGGTAATGGAGAACTTCTTCGGAATACTAAAATCAGAACTATTCTACGTGAAAAAATATACATCAGTCGAAGAACTCAAAACAGATATCAAAAGTTATATTGAATACTACAACAATGACAGGATCAAAATGAAACTAAATGCAAAAAGTCCGGTACAATACCGGACTCTTGCAGCCTAA
- a CDS encoding transposase, producing MNRKTKFSLSFKEALVKEVVSGSIGSRELSRKHGINDRYLRRLVKNYEDRGSLSHQQGNNIYDKALKVACVLSVIKKRLSLSEAATCFGIPSDSTIVHWMKLYGEFGEEGLETTKVGRSKNMSAPDNNRIKKKKDPLDPQAALQEELEFLRAENAYLKKLSALIQQEKSKAREPKPKRSKN from the coding sequence ATGAATAGAAAAACAAAGTTTAGTTTAAGCTTCAAGGAAGCTTTGGTGAAGGAGGTTGTTTCCGGGTCAATCGGATCAAGGGAACTTTCCAGAAAGCATGGCATCAACGACCGATACCTACGCCGTCTGGTCAAGAATTACGAGGACCGTGGTAGCTTGAGCCATCAGCAGGGCAATAATATATACGACAAGGCACTCAAGGTTGCATGCGTTCTTTCGGTGATAAAAAAGCGTTTATCTTTGAGCGAGGCGGCCACATGTTTCGGGATCCCCAGCGACAGCACCATCGTCCACTGGATGAAGCTCTATGGTGAATTTGGCGAGGAAGGTCTTGAAACTACCAAAGTTGGCCGTTCAAAGAATATGTCGGCACCAGATAACAACAGGATAAAAAAGAAGAAGGATCCATTAGATCCACAGGCAGCTTTGCAGGAGGAGCTGGAGTTCCTACGTGCAGAAAATGCATATCTAAAAAAGCTAAGTGCCTTAATTCAACAGGAAAAGTCCAAAGCGCGCGAACCAAAGCCAAAGCGGTCGAAGAATTAA
- a CDS encoding efflux RND transporter permease subunit — MISDVFIKRPVTAIVISILIVLIGAIVITTLPISQYPSIAPPTVTVTGTYTGADAQTVEQTVTTQIESQINGTPGMKYLSSNSTSDGRSAITVTFDVGTNIDIAALDVQNRVGIAQPGLPEAVQRLGITTKKANNDILMVIGLYSPNGTYDQKFISNYVNLYVKDALLRIKGVGDVQVFSQPFSMRVWLDAGKLARLGLTPAQVSAAIAEQNTRAPGGSVGGPPQQNSQTFEFSVVMDGDLNSEEQFKNIVVKTGQDGSPVYLKDVARVELGEFAYSTTAKVNGKVASLMAVNQTPGGNAVQTAEGIDQTMAELKKSFPKDLDFKISYETVSIIKVSISEVIHTLVEALILVTIVVFFFLQSWRATLIPVLAIPVSIIGTFIFFTLLGFSINVLTMFGFVLAIGIVVDDAIVVVEAVQHYMDHEGLSAPDATRKAMKDITAPVIAIALILAAVFIPVGFIPGMVGQLYQQFAITIAVSVLISAFIALSLTPALCSLLLTPMNLTKDSRGLNKFFFKFNGWFARVTNKYSNGVKWALKKAPLVMIILACIYVGTVGLFIKKPSGFIPNEDAGIFIMGVTLPEGASAVRTNAFIKRITDSIQTNIPEVKNITSVSGINILNRSFKSNAGTFFVQLKNWDDRKKDVATVLAEVSKTFAGDKDGSVLAVTPPPIPGLGISGGFSLQIQEKQAGDIKKFEGVVGKFLAAANQRPEIGMAYTLFNARTPNYQLHVDRDKVKRMGISIGAVYSTISAYLGSSYINDFTKYGRSFRVVSQADTNFRSSIENLNQIYVNNSVGTPVPLSAFVSYNMTENASIINHYNMFRSIEIGGAARPGKSSGDALQALREVAAQTLPQGYTYNFSGLSLEETEAGNSTTLIFGLIVVFVFLLLAALYESWSVPFSILLAVPLGLFGAILALIFLPKLDNNIYAQVGLITLIGLSAKNAILIVEFAKERVDWGMELIAATIEAVKLRLRPIIMTSLAFILGVIPLIISSGAGAVSRMTIGWTVAAGMLSATILALFIVPVLFVLITKLAYGKKKLAELEANYKPEEHGDVLHAD, encoded by the coding sequence ATGATATCAGATGTATTTATAAAACGACCGGTCACGGCGATCGTCATTTCCATATTAATTGTACTGATAGGAGCGATCGTGATCACCACATTGCCGATCAGTCAATATCCGAGTATTGCCCCGCCTACGGTTACCGTTACTGGTACGTATACAGGAGCTGATGCGCAAACGGTAGAACAAACGGTAACTACACAAATAGAGAGTCAGATTAACGGTACGCCGGGAATGAAGTATCTTTCTTCCAATAGTACATCAGATGGCCGTTCGGCCATTACTGTAACTTTTGATGTAGGTACAAATATCGATATTGCTGCACTTGATGTGCAGAACAGGGTGGGTATTGCGCAGCCGGGTTTACCTGAAGCGGTTCAGCGTTTGGGTATTACCACTAAAAAAGCGAACAATGATATTTTAATGGTTATTGGTCTGTATTCTCCAAATGGGACATATGACCAGAAATTCATTTCAAATTATGTCAATTTATATGTAAAGGATGCGTTGTTGCGTATCAAAGGTGTGGGTGATGTGCAGGTGTTCAGTCAGCCGTTTAGTATGCGGGTTTGGCTGGATGCAGGTAAATTAGCGAGATTAGGTTTAACTCCGGCACAGGTTTCTGCTGCGATTGCAGAACAGAATACCCGTGCTCCGGGTGGTAGTGTAGGCGGGCCGCCTCAGCAGAATTCACAGACTTTTGAATTCTCGGTGGTCATGGATGGTGATTTAAACTCTGAAGAGCAGTTTAAAAATATAGTTGTAAAAACTGGTCAGGATGGTTCCCCTGTTTATCTTAAAGATGTAGCGCGTGTAGAGTTAGGTGAGTTTGCTTATTCTACAACTGCAAAGGTAAATGGTAAAGTAGCCTCTTTGATGGCTGTTAACCAGACTCCTGGCGGAAATGCTGTTCAGACTGCTGAAGGTATTGATCAGACTATGGCTGAGTTAAAGAAATCTTTTCCTAAGGATCTGGATTTCAAGATCAGTTATGAAACTGTTTCCATTATTAAAGTATCAATCAGTGAGGTAATTCATACCCTGGTTGAAGCGCTTATTTTGGTAACTATTGTGGTATTCTTCTTCTTACAGAGCTGGAGAGCAACTTTGATTCCTGTATTGGCAATCCCGGTTTCTATTATTGGTACTTTCATCTTCTTTACGTTATTAGGATTCTCGATCAACGTATTAACGATGTTTGGATTCGTCCTGGCCATCGGTATTGTGGTGGATGATGCGATTGTGGTGGTGGAAGCGGTGCAGCATTATATGGACCATGAGGGACTTTCTGCTCCTGATGCCACCCGTAAAGCAATGAAAGATATTACAGCTCCGGTAATTGCGATTGCATTGATTCTTGCGGCAGTATTTATACCGGTAGGATTTATCCCGGGTATGGTGGGCCAGCTGTATCAGCAGTTTGCGATCACCATTGCGGTATCGGTATTGATTTCAGCGTTTATCGCTTTATCATTGACTCCGGCATTGTGTTCGTTGTTGTTAACGCCTATGAACCTGACAAAAGATTCAAGAGGGTTGAATAAATTCTTCTTTAAATTTAATGGATGGTTTGCAAGGGTAACTAACAAGTATTCGAACGGTGTGAAATGGGCTTTGAAAAAAGCACCTTTAGTGATGATTATCCTGGCTTGTATTTATGTAGGTACGGTTGGTTTATTTATCAAAAAACCTTCAGGGTTTATTCCGAATGAGGATGCTGGTATCTTTATTATGGGGGTAACTTTACCAGAGGGTGCATCAGCAGTTCGTACCAATGCATTTATCAAAAGGATTACTGATTCTATACAAACAAACATTCCTGAAGTTAAAAATATCACTTCTGTAAGTGGTATTAATATTCTGAACAGATCATTCAAGTCTAATGCGGGTACGTTCTTTGTACAGTTGAAGAACTGGGATGATCGTAAAAAGGACGTGGCTACAGTTTTAGCTGAGGTTTCTAAAACATTTGCTGGTGATAAGGACGGAAGTGTGCTTGCAGTTACACCACCACCAATTCCTGGTTTAGGTATCAGTGGGGGTTTCTCCCTGCAGATTCAGGAAAAACAAGCTGGTGATATCAAGAAGTTTGAAGGTGTTGTTGGCAAATTCCTTGCCGCTGCGAATCAGCGTCCTGAGATTGGAATGGCTTATACGCTGTTTAATGCAAGAACTCCGAATTATCAGCTGCATGTTGATCGTGACAAGGTGAAAAGGATGGGCATTTCTATCGGAGCGGTATATAGTACGATTTCTGCTTATCTGGGTAGTAGTTATATCAATGACTTTACTAAATACGGACGTAGTTTCCGTGTTGTTTCTCAGGCTGATACAAATTTCCGTAGCAGCATTGAAAACTTAAACCAGATTTATGTAAATAATAGTGTTGGAACACCTGTGCCACTAAGTGCATTTGTTTCTTATAATATGACTGAAAATGCGTCGATTATTAATCACTATAATATGTTCAGATCGATCGAGATTGGTGGAGCTGCAAGACCTGGAAAAAGTTCTGGTGATGCGTTACAGGCATTAAGAGAGGTTGCTGCACAGACATTACCACAGGGTTATACTTATAACTTTTCTGGTTTAAGTTTGGAGGAAACTGAGGCGGGTAACAGTACGACACTTATTTTCGGTTTGATCGTGGTGTTTGTATTCTTATTATTAGCTGCATTATATGAGAGCTGGTCAGTTCCTTTCTCTATTTTATTAGCGGTCCCACTAGGTTTATTCGGGGCGATTCTTGCTTTGATATTCTTACCAAAACTGGATAATAATATCTATGCACAGGTTGGTCTGATCACGCTGATTGGTTTATCTGCGAAGAATGCGATTCTGATCGTTGAGTTTGCGAAAGAGCGTGTGGATTGGGGGATGGAATTAATTGCGGCGACTATTGAAGCGGTAAAGTTAAGGTTACGTCCGATCATCATGACTTCATTGGCATTTATTTTAGGGGTTATTCCTTTGATTATCTCTTCGGGTGCTGGTGCAGTATCTCGTATGACTATTGGATGGACGGTAGCTGCGGGTATGCTTTCAGCAACTATTCTTGCTTTGTTTATTGTTCCGGTACTTTTTGTACTGATCACTAAGCTGGCTTATGGTAAAAAGAAATTAGCTGAGTTAGAGGCAAATTATAAACCGGAAGAACACGGGGATGTGTTGCATGCGGATTAA
- a CDS encoding efflux RND transporter periplasmic adaptor subunit yields MDIKYIKLGILILGSVTLASCGGQPAPQQGPPPATPVTTYTVDEQPVTTVDTYPGVVVALNEVELRAQVGGYITAIYVKDGQRVTKGQKLYEIDRTKYQAAYNSAQANVAVAKANRDKAKKDADRYTKLAQQEAIAKQRVDYALTDLANAESQIAAAKANLASAANDLQRSVIVSPLNGTIGISQVKLGALASPGTTLLNTVSTNDPIAVDIPVNQGEIPRFIQLEKNTAAVKDSLFSIQLQDNSIYKRQGRIIAIDRAVDPQTGTIKVRISYSNEGGRLISGMNVNLQVLNKAAGNQLVIPYKAVTEQLGEFNVYVVGDSSKAVPRVIKVGTQVDQNIVVKSGLKKGEVIVVDGVQNVRPGAVVHAGTAAEANGQQPAAAAPKK; encoded by the coding sequence ATGGACATTAAATACATAAAATTAGGCATCTTAATCCTTGGTTCAGTAACGTTAGCATCTTGCGGTGGTCAGCCTGCACCGCAGCAAGGACCTCCTCCGGCTACTCCAGTAACCACTTATACGGTTGATGAACAACCTGTAACTACTGTGGATACTTATCCTGGTGTCGTTGTTGCCCTGAACGAAGTTGAACTTCGTGCGCAGGTTGGTGGTTATATCACAGCGATCTATGTTAAAGATGGTCAGCGTGTAACTAAAGGACAAAAATTATATGAAATTGACCGTACTAAATATCAGGCGGCTTATAATTCAGCTCAGGCTAATGTAGCGGTAGCAAAAGCGAACCGTGATAAAGCGAAGAAAGATGCTGATCGTTATACTAAATTAGCACAACAGGAAGCGATTGCTAAACAACGTGTGGATTATGCATTAACTGACTTAGCAAATGCTGAATCACAAATTGCTGCTGCCAAAGCAAATCTTGCTTCGGCTGCGAATGATTTACAACGTTCAGTTATTGTTTCTCCTTTAAATGGAACAATTGGTATTTCACAGGTAAAACTGGGCGCCTTGGCTTCTCCGGGTACTACACTTTTAAATACTGTTTCTACAAATGATCCGATTGCAGTTGATATTCCTGTAAATCAGGGAGAGATTCCCCGTTTTATCCAGCTGGAGAAAAACACAGCTGCAGTTAAAGATTCTCTTTTCAGCATTCAGCTTCAGGATAACAGCATTTACAAACGTCAGGGCAGAATTATTGCGATTGACCGTGCAGTTGATCCTCAGACAGGTACTATCAAAGTAAGAATCAGTTATTCTAATGAAGGAGGCAGACTTATTTCTGGTATGAACGTAAACTTACAGGTGCTGAATAAAGCAGCTGGTAACCAATTAGTGATTCCTTATAAAGCGGTTACCGAGCAATTAGGTGAATTCAACGTTTATGTAGTTGGTGACAGCAGTAAAGCAGTGCCAAGAGTAATTAAAGTGGGTACACAGGTAGATCAGAATATTGTAGTGAAAAGTGGTCTGAAAAAGGGTGAAGTTATTGTAGTGGATGGTGTTCAGAACGTAAGACCGGGTGCAGTAGTACACGCAGGAACAGCAGCAGAAGCAAACGGACAGCAACCGGCAGCGGCTGCACCAAAGAAATAG
- a CDS encoding TolC family protein — translation MKPHKLILMMLVCIPALLPGLGFAQTTVREQPTLSNATLQECIDYALSNKPGVQQALIDEEIGERDIKSALSGWLPQINGTGTANHNFKQQSQILTTNGQSSLLTFGGKNTSSFVLQADQQFLNAGLIQASKSAKFYRQQYKQSTENTKISTIVDVSKAFYDVLTSKEQLNIIAENIARQEKQLKDARAQYDAGLVDKTDFQRAQISLSNSQADRKRTDELLKYKYAYLRELIGYSAEKPFGLSFTSSDMEKDVMIDTTQLLNYQNRVEYRLLETQRELQKITTSYNKWSYSPTLSGFINYGWNYQNNSLSNLYDQNFPSSVVGLKLSVPIFLGGKRTQEIRKSQLQERKIDLDLVNTKNKINTQYEQAIATYKANLNDLNTNKANVEISKQVYNTIKLQYDEGIKTYLDLTTSETDLRTAQINYLNSLYNLLSSKLDVKQALGTITVNQ, via the coding sequence ATGAAACCTCACAAATTAATTTTAATGATGCTCGTCTGCATACCAGCTCTTCTGCCAGGACTGGGATTCGCACAGACGACAGTTAGAGAGCAGCCGACGCTGAGCAATGCAACCTTGCAGGAATGTATTGATTATGCTTTAAGCAATAAGCCTGGGGTACAACAAGCACTGATTGACGAAGAGATTGGAGAGCGGGATATCAAATCGGCATTATCTGGCTGGTTGCCTCAAATTAATGGTACTGGAACAGCAAACCATAATTTTAAGCAGCAGTCTCAGATCCTGACTACAAACGGCCAGTCTTCTTTATTGACCTTTGGTGGTAAAAATACTTCATCTTTTGTATTGCAGGCTGACCAGCAGTTTTTAAATGCCGGATTGATCCAGGCTTCGAAATCTGCTAAATTCTACAGACAACAGTATAAACAAAGTACAGAAAACACAAAGATCAGTACTATTGTTGATGTAAGTAAAGCATTTTATGATGTACTGACCAGCAAAGAGCAATTGAATATTATTGCAGAGAATATTGCAAGACAGGAAAAACAGTTAAAGGATGCCAGGGCGCAGTATGATGCTGGCCTGGTTGATAAAACTGATTTTCAAAGAGCACAGATTAGTTTGAGTAACTCTCAGGCCGATAGAAAAAGAACGGATGAGTTATTGAAGTATAAATACGCTTACCTGAGAGAATTAATTGGTTACAGTGCGGAGAAGCCTTTCGGTTTATCTTTTACTTCAAGTGATATGGAGAAAGATGTCATGATAGATACTACGCAGTTGTTAAACTATCAGAACCGGGTGGAATATCGTTTACTGGAAACACAGCGTGAACTGCAAAAAATTACAACCAGTTATAATAAGTGGTCTTATTCACCTACGCTTTCTGGTTTTATCAATTACGGATGGAATTACCAGAATAACTCACTGAGTAATTTATATGATCAGAATTTCCCAAGTTCGGTTGTTGGATTGAAATTATCGGTTCCGATCTTCCTTGGAGGAAAACGGACACAGGAAATCAGAAAATCGCAGTTACAAGAGCGTAAGATTGATCTTGATTTAGTGAATACGAAAAACAAAATCAATACGCAGTATGAGCAGGCTATCGCTACTTATAAAGCAAATCTGAACGATTTAAATACGAATAAAGCGAATGTTGAAATTTCAAAACAAGTTTACAACACCATCAAACTTCAGTATGATGAAGGAATTAAAACTTACCTGGATCTGACCACATCAGAAACTGACCTTCGTACTGCACAAATTAATTATCTGAATTCATTATATAACCTCCTTTCGTCAAAATTAGACGTAAAACAAGCATTAGGGACAATCACCGTAAACCAATAA
- a CDS encoding TetR/AcrR family transcriptional regulator: MNVQLEDTSGKRIAVLNSTLALIKEHGFHGAPMSLIAKHAGVAAGTIYHYFDSKETLILELYVYVKDKLALAISAGDDPEKPYKDRFFNFMINQFNFYVENQNSLFFLNSI; encoded by the coding sequence ATGAACGTTCAATTAGAAGATACTTCCGGAAAACGCATTGCTGTGCTGAACAGTACACTCGCGCTGATTAAAGAGCATGGATTCCATGGCGCTCCCATGAGTTTAATTGCTAAACACGCTGGTGTGGCAGCAGGTACGATATATCACTATTTCGACTCTAAAGAAACCCTCATTTTAGAGCTTTATGTTTACGTGAAGGATAAGCTGGCATTGGCGATATCTGCGGGTGATGACCCTGAAAAGCCCTATAAAGACCGCTTTTTCAATTTTATGATCAATCAGTTCAATTTCTACGTGGAAAATCAGAACTCTCTTTTTTTCTTGAACAGTATATGA
- a CDS encoding carboxypeptidase regulatory-like domain-containing protein, producing the protein MKKSLLFKIVVIMLAVMGTIFSANAQVTTSSMNGLVKDVKGALPGATVVAVHKPTGSTYKTITRADGRFNFSNINVGGPYTITATMIGYKSSVIADVTLGLGQNFKANFTLEESSQSLSEVTIVSKQNKTINSSRTGAQTSISREQLERAPTFNRSITDLTKLTPQSNSAGDGFSFAGRNNKFNSFTIDGSQFNNSFGLTAMPGGGTGAQPISLDALDQITVNIAPYDVKQGGFTGGSVNAVTKSGTNQFSGSAYTFYKDQNLQGYNVGDTKLDKTPANAFTTKTFGVRLGGALIKDKLFFFINGEINRSVAPGTTFNANRGVKGGSYSNVLASDLDAVKNLLISKYGYDPGVYEGYSNDQQANNLTARLDWNINSSNKLTVRYNYLNSFKDINPSGSNSNPSRGPNQNSAIFSNMRYRFFNNTKSIAAELNSRFGNKFSNNLQVSYSAFRDYRKTYGTPFPVVDIENGAGSNYISLGTEPFSGLNVLNQDIYSFTDNFNIYAGNHNITIGASGQYQKYANGFAQFYFGQFRYNSLSDFMSAAGTQVPGVKPANPSLYQLTYPINGEANPMAKLSLAPIAAYVQDEWMVKDNFKLTYGIRADIPIYTSKIPSNPAITAANFRDGEKLDVGKLPKTQILLSPRVGFNWDVKGNQTLQIRGGTGIFTGGMPGVYLVNQAGQTGLMFGNEFSNNPTNRPFSANPSAYVPANGGVPATYAINATAGDFKIPQIWRSNLAADFVLPGGITATLEGIYTKSINEIYHRDANLIAPTKTLTGSGDTRDLFPGGSANRINPFLTNAVILDNTNKGYAYNLTAQLQKRFGKHVDAMIAYTYSDARDITSTPGSQANSAFTGNQIVNDPNKPVLAYSSYVVKNRIVAAVNFNFALNSKLPTTIGVIYEGSPYGDVFGDTRFSYTTSGNLNGDNSTSNDLMYVPKDKNDIKFVTTDIKDNKGKVLFAAESADSQWARLDAYISQDKYLSSMRGKVTERNGGQYPWANRFDVKITQDIFTKAGEKDKSRFQISVDFVNIGNLLNKNWGTTQAPAMTNFLQYRSVTSAGVPSYTIDKNLPGKTFRDNLTIASRYQIMIGARYSFN; encoded by the coding sequence ATGAAGAAATCTTTACTATTTAAAATTGTAGTAATCATGTTGGCGGTTATGGGAACCATTTTCTCTGCAAACGCCCAGGTTACTACCTCATCAATGAATGGTCTGGTAAAAGACGTCAAAGGTGCATTGCCAGGAGCAACTGTTGTAGCTGTTCACAAGCCAACCGGATCTACTTATAAGACAATTACAAGAGCAGACGGACGTTTTAACTTCTCTAACATTAACGTTGGTGGTCCATATACGATCACAGCCACAATGATAGGTTACAAATCTTCTGTTATTGCTGATGTGACTTTAGGGCTTGGTCAGAATTTTAAAGCAAACTTTACTTTAGAAGAGTCTTCTCAATCTCTTTCTGAGGTTACGATTGTTTCAAAGCAAAATAAAACGATTAACAGTTCACGTACCGGAGCTCAAACCAGTATTTCCCGTGAACAGCTGGAAAGAGCACCTACTTTTAACAGAAGTATTACTGACTTAACTAAACTTACTCCACAGTCTAACTCTGCTGGTGATGGTTTCTCTTTTGCCGGTCGTAACAATAAATTTAACTCGTTTACTATTGACGGATCACAATTCAATAACTCATTCGGTTTAACTGCAATGCCAGGCGGTGGTACAGGTGCACAACCTATATCTTTAGATGCTTTGGATCAGATTACAGTAAATATTGCTCCTTATGATGTTAAGCAAGGTGGTTTTACAGGTGGTAGTGTAAATGCGGTAACCAAAAGCGGTACAAACCAGTTTTCGGGATCTGCTTATACCTTTTACAAAGATCAGAATTTACAGGGCTATAATGTTGGAGATACTAAATTAGATAAAACTCCAGCGAATGCTTTTACTACAAAAACATTCGGTGTACGTTTAGGTGGTGCATTGATAAAAGATAAATTATTCTTCTTTATTAATGGTGAGATTAACAGAAGTGTTGCTCCTGGTACTACTTTTAATGCTAACAGAGGTGTTAAAGGTGGTTCTTATTCCAACGTATTAGCTTCGGACCTTGATGCGGTAAAGAATTTATTAATTTCTAAATACGGATATGATCCTGGCGTTTATGAGGGCTATTCAAATGATCAGCAAGCAAACAATTTAACAGCTCGTCTGGACTGGAATATCAATTCAAGTAATAAACTTACTGTTCGTTACAACTATTTAAATTCATTCAAGGATATTAATCCAAGTGGTTCAAATTCAAACCCTTCTCGTGGACCGAACCAGAATTCTGCTATTTTCTCTAACATGCGTTATCGCTTCTTTAACAATACGAAATCGATAGCTGCCGAACTGAACTCAAGATTTGGAAATAAATTCTCAAATAACCTGCAGGTAAGTTATTCGGCTTTCCGTGATTATAGAAAAACTTACGGAACCCCGTTCCCGGTTGTTGATATCGAAAATGGAGCAGGTTCAAACTACATTTCTCTTGGGACTGAACCATTCAGTGGCTTAAACGTATTAAACCAGGATATCTATTCATTTACAGATAACTTTAATATTTACGCAGGAAATCACAATATTACTATTGGTGCTTCAGGACAATATCAAAAATATGCGAATGGATTCGCTCAGTTCTATTTTGGTCAGTTCCGTTACAACTCTTTGTCTGACTTTATGAGTGCTGCTGGTACTCAGGTACCAGGTGTTAAACCTGCTAATCCTAGTTTATACCAGTTAACTTATCCAATCAATGGAGAAGCAAATCCAATGGCTAAATTATCTTTAGCGCCTATTGCTGCTTATGTACAGGATGAATGGATGGTTAAAGATAACTTTAAACTGACTTACGGTATCCGTGCAGATATCCCTATTTATACTTCGAAAATCCCTTCTAACCCGGCAATTACTGCTGCGAATTTCCGTGATGGTGAGAAACTGGATGTAGGAAAATTACCTAAAACACAAATACTGCTTTCTCCGCGTGTAGGTTTTAACTGGGACGTGAAAGGTAACCAAACGCTTCAAATCAGAGGTGGAACCGGAATCTTTACTGGTGGTATGCCAGGTGTTTATTTAGTTAACCAGGCGGGTCAGACCGGATTAATGTTTGGAAATGAATTCTCGAATAATCCAACTAACCGTCCGTTTAGTGCAAATCCTTCAGCATATGTACCAGCAAACGGTGGCGTTCCTGCTACTTATGCGATTAACGCTACTGCAGGGGATTTTAAAATTCCACAAATCTGGAGATCTAACTTAGCAGCTGATTTTGTTTTACCAGGTGGTATTACTGCTACATTAGAAGGTATCTATACCAAATCTATCAATGAAATCTATCACCGTGATGCGAATTTAATTGCACCAACAAAAACGTTAACTGGTTCAGGTGATACGCGTGATTTATTCCCGGGTGGTAGTGCTAACCGTATAAATCCATTCCTTACTAACGCAGTTATATTGGATAATACAAATAAAGGTTACGCTTATAACTTAACTGCTCAATTACAAAAACGCTTTGGAAAACATGTGGATGCAATGATCGCTTATACTTATAGCGATGCACGTGATATTACTTCGACTCCAGGTTCTCAGGCTAACTCTGCTTTCACAGGAAACCAGATCGTTAATGATCCTAACAAACCAGTTCTTGCTTACAGCAGTTATGTAGTAAAGAATCGTATCGTTGCAGCAGTTAACTTCAACTTTGCATTAAATTCAAAATTACCTACTACAATCGGTGTTATTTATGAAGGTTCTCCATATGGTGATGTTTTCGGTGATACACGTTTCTCTTATACAACTTCAGGTAACCTGAATGGTGATAACAGTACATCAAATGATTTGATGTACGTTCCAAAAGATAAAAATGATATCAAATTTGTAACTACTGATATTAAGGATAATAAAGGAAAAGTCCTTTTTGCAGCAGAGAGTGCTGATTCTCAATGGGCAAGATTAGATGCTTATATCAGCCAGGATAAATATTTAAGCTCAATGAGAGGTAAAGTAACTGAAAGAAATGGTGGTCAGTATCCATGGGCTAATCGTTTTGATGTGAAAATTACTCAGGACATTTTCACTAAAGCTGGTGAAAAAGATAAGAGCCGTTTCCAGATTTCTGTTGATTTTGTAAATATTGGTAATCTGTTAAACAAAAACTGGGGTACTACTCAAGCTCCGGCAATGACTAACTTTTTACAATACCGCTCTGTAACTTCTGCTGGAGTTCCTTCTTACACTATTGATAAAAATTTACCAGGCAAAACATTCAGAGACAATCTGACTATTGCTTCAAGATACCAGATTATGATTGGCGCGAGATACAGCTTCAACTAA